The window TCGATGACCTTATCGTCAAAATTCATATAGCCTCCGCAATTGGCGGAAATCAATAAATCTCCCTCTCTCTTCTCGGAGCGATAGAGGATCCCTTTAATGGCAAAAGGGGAGAAATGGTCCGGAAATGAAGAATTTTAACAGATCGCCTCAGCCCTTTTGCGGGCGGAAATTAGATCGATGATACCTTTGTACAGGTGCTTTGAAATGTTGTCATTTTTTACCCATAAAAATACTCTAATTCAAATAAAAAATTTTGGACTTAGGTCGCAAAAAGTCCATTTCGAGAAGCCGCAAACAGCCTCCTAACAAACGGACTACTTTGTTCGCTTTTCTGACTGAGTGGGCGTGGCACTTCTCCACCCATTGATAACTCCCTTGTCAATGAAGAGAGGAAAGGTCGGGCGTTCAACTTCTCGGGATTTATTTGTGTAGAGCGTCCCCAGAACTCCCTTGAAGGCCTTCAATTGTCCCAAATGTTCCGTAAGCCCAATACGGGTGCGTTCACCGTCTTCAATAAGCTCTCTAAGAACTAGACCTGCATCATAACCCTGAACTTCAAATAGTCCGGGCTCATCGTGTGAAATGTCGAAACGAACTCCCGAAAAAATGAGATTCTCTAAAATGTGGATCGTGCGTCAGAGGCCATCGAAAAAAATCGCCCCCTCAGCGAATTTCTCACCCTTTTCAGCCAGTTCAGGTGTATTCCAAAGATTGGTTCCAAGCAATTTTATCCCCTTTACTTCCTGATACGCGAGCATTGGGGCAATCTGACTGACGGATCGAACTCCGTCTGGAATAAACAAGGCCTCGAAATCAATCAAAGGTTGCAGAACCTCTTCAGGAGGAGAGATGCGTCCACCAACAGAACCAATCTTTTTATGCCACTCTTTTAATCTGTGCTTATATTCTTCTAAACGATCCTCAATATAAAGGTCCCCACGAGGCGCTGTATGGGTGCGCTAAAGTCTGTTTGATTTGGTTCGTAAGTCTGGGCACCCGAAATGGTCCCGCCCCTCGCTAAGACTTCGTCCCAGAATAAATTAGCATATTCGACACCGTAAGCGTCATTCGGATACATTATCGCAAAACGGGTTATTCCCAAATCATTCATCGCAACATTCACTAACTGGCGAACTTGCATCTCGCCAGTGAGCGTTTCGAACACGGTAGGTCCAATCTCT of the Bdellovibrionales bacterium genome contains:
- a CDS encoding ABC transporter substrate-binding protein, whose protein sequence is MAVLDSEGNPDIARRSVERLVTEDHVIALIGSLLSKTAVAVASKSDELGVPSIALSSKSGITEIGPTVFETLTGEMQVRQLVNVAMNDLGITRFAIMYPNDAYGVEYANLFWDEVLARGGTISGAQTYEPNQTDFSAPIQRLVGTFILRIV